The Epinephelus lanceolatus isolate andai-2023 chromosome 21, ASM4190304v1, whole genome shotgun sequence genome has a segment encoding these proteins:
- the zdhhc4 gene encoding palmitoyltransferase ZDHHC4: MDFLTLFAIYVVVVLTCIVLVCKYSGQQQTPFTILFNYVGKVVAPLTPKWLQTFSQWTMHRLFHQRNNMFIYLHILLEAAVYAEFTYEVFGFCREMDTTLTSLSVPYVLLAIKTFFFYLCIRRDPGTVTKKKIAGQLHIYPYDRRLFHPGVSCETCQLVKPARSKHCRVCNRCVQRFDHHCVWVNNCIGAQNTGYFLLYLFSVCAMAGDIAMLTGDMLFHAVLRSGLLRASYIDEFGQQQAAGPLFVVQHLFLTFPRIVFMLGFLVFVFFLLAGYALFHSYLALVNQTSNEWYKSRGYVCQHCHPTTTADNLCGSAPDHSKRYYYSRGLLRNLGEIFFPLQPVQKKDN; this comes from the exons ATGGATTTCCTCACCCTGTTCGCTATCTACGTAGTAGTGGTGCTGACATGTATCGTGTTAGTTTGCAAATACTCAGGCCAGCAGCAAACCCCTTTTACTATCCTCTTCAACTATGTGGGAAAG GTAGTTGCACCATTGACGCCAAAATGGCTCCAAACGTTTTCACAGTGGACCATGCACAGACTGTTTCATCAAAG GAACAACATGTTCATCTATCTGCACATCCTGCTGGAGGCTGCTGTGTATGCAGAGTTCACCTATGAGGTGTTCGGCTTCTGCAGGGAGATGGACACCACTCTGACCAGCCTGTCTGTGCCTTACGTCCTGCTGGCTATCAAGACCTTCTTCTTCTACCTCTGCATCAGGAGAGATCCAG GCACAGTGACGAAGAAGAAAATTGCTGGCCAGCTGCACATCTATCCATATGACAGGAGGCTGTTTCACCCGGGAGTCTCCTGTGAAACCTGCCAGCTTGTCAAACCGGCTCGCTCCAAACACTGCA GGGTCTGCAACAGGTGTGTCCAACGTTTCGACCACCACTGTGTCTGGGTGAACAACTGCATCGGTGCTCAGAACACAGGTTACTTCTTGCTGTACCTCTTCAGCGTGTGCGCCATGGCGGGTGACATTGCCATGCTAACAGGAGACATGCTGTTTCATGCCGTACTGCGGTCAGGGCTTCTGAGGGCCAGTTATATAGATGAGTTTGGCCAACAGCAGGCAGCAGGGCCTCTGTTTGTTGTACAG CATCTGTTCCTGACTTTCCCCCGAATTGTCTTCATGCTTGGATTTCTGGTCTTCGTCTTCTTCCTCCTGGCAGGTTACGCCCTTTTCCATTCCTACCTGGCTCTCGTCAACCAGACCTCCAATGAGTGGTACAAAAGTCGAGGTTATGTCTGTCAGCACTGCCATCCAACTACAACAGCGGACAATCTCTGTGGCTCAGCACCAGACCACTCAAAAAGATATTACTACAGCAGAGGGCTACTTCGAAACCTGGGAGAGATTTTCTTTCCTCTGCAACCTGTTCAGAAGAAAGACaactaa